The following proteins are encoded in a genomic region of Amphiura filiformis chromosome 18, Afil_fr2py, whole genome shotgun sequence:
- the LOC140139932 gene encoding adenosine 5'-monophosphoramidase HINT3-like isoform X2 — MTVTDVLSHFSVASMCPWCHDSPERQQLRKEFESDIVNHGEEPQVDEHCIFCQIIQGHAPDQPIILFQNSEVSVFFAKHSSSFTHLLIVPTCHHGNPQLKKEDLPVVEYLHKVGMRVLEMYLKGDMWLRGWKIENCTVRSGFHSPSYKSAQHLHLHVIFTPPGHEMEFMDRLQYKHNSSWFVTYDRMINRLKNMPDADALPPPKTENQGQATQKKIAGIDTPNFKQKLQLALWASRDYFLPTQKGN, encoded by the exons ATGACTGTAACAGATGTGTTATCACACTTTTCCGTAGCCAGTATGTGTCCTTGGTGTCATGATAGCCCGGAAAGGCAGCAACTACGGAAGGAATTTGAATCCGATATAGTAAATCATGGAGAGGAACCTCAAGTTGATGAGCACTGCATATTCTGTCAAATAATCCAGGGACATGCACCTGATCAGCCTATAATACTTTTCCAA AACAGTGAAGTGAGTGTATTCTTTGCTAAACACTCATCATCTTTCACACATCTGCTAATTGTACCCACCTGTCACCATGGTAACCCACAACTGAAGAAAGAAGATTTACCAGTTG TTGAATATCTACATAAAGTGGGCATGAGAGTACTAGAGATGTACTTGAAAGGGGACATGTGGCTTCGCGGGTGGAAAATTGAAAACTGCACTGTAAG GAGTGGTTTCCACAGCCCTTCATATAAAAGTGCCCAACACCTGCATCTGCATGTGATATTCACACCACCAGGGCATGAAATGGAATTTATGGATAGACTCCAGTACAAGCACAACTCCTCATGGTTTGTTACA TATGATAGGATGATTAATAGATTGAAGAACATGCCTGATGCAGATGCATTGCCTCCACCAAAGACTGAAAATCAAGGACAAGCGACACAAAAGAAAATAGCAGGGATCGATACAcctaatttcaagcagaaattGCAGCTAGCCCTTTGGGCCAGCAGGGACTATTTCCTACCAACCCAAAAAGGAAACTAA
- the LOC140139932 gene encoding adenosine 5'-monophosphoramidase HINT3-like isoform X1 has product MTVTDVLSHFSVASMCPWCHDSPERQQLRKEFESDIVNHGEEPQVDEHCIFCQIIQGHAPDQPIILFQNSEVSVFFAKHSSSFTHLLIVPTCHHGNPQLKKEDLPVVEYLHKVGMRVLEMYLEYFMWLNKWKMENCTVRSGFHSPSYKSAQHLHLHVIFTPPGHEMEFMDRLQYKHNSSWFVTYDRMINRLKNMPDADALPPPKTENQGQATQKKIAGIDTPNFKQKLQLALWASRDYFLPTQKGN; this is encoded by the exons ATGACTGTAACAGATGTGTTATCACACTTTTCCGTAGCCAGTATGTGTCCTTGGTGTCATGATAGCCCGGAAAGGCAGCAACTACGGAAGGAATTTGAATCCGATATAGTAAATCATGGAGAGGAACCTCAAGTTGATGAGCACTGCATATTCTGTCAAATAATCCAGGGACATGCACCTGATCAGCCTATAATACTTTTCCAA AACAGTGAAGTGAGTGTATTCTTTGCTAAACACTCATCATCTTTCACACATCTGCTAATTGTACCCACCTGTCACCATGGTAACCCACAACTGAAGAAAGAAGATTTACCAGTTG ttGAATATCTACATAAAGTGGGCATGAGAGTATTAGAAATGTACTTGGAATATTTTATGTGGCTTAACAAGTGGAAAATGGAAAACTGCACCGTTAG GAGTGGTTTCCACAGCCCTTCATATAAAAGTGCCCAACACCTGCATCTGCATGTGATATTCACACCACCAGGGCATGAAATGGAATTTATGGATAGACTCCAGTACAAGCACAACTCCTCATGGTTTGTTACA TATGATAGGATGATTAATAGATTGAAGAACATGCCTGATGCAGATGCATTGCCTCCACCAAAGACTGAAAATCAAGGACAAGCGACACAAAAGAAAATAGCAGGGATCGATACAcctaatttcaagcagaaattGCAGCTAGCCCTTTGGGCCAGCAGGGACTATTTCCTACCAACCCAAAAAGGAAACTAA